From a single Capsicum annuum cultivar UCD-10X-F1 chromosome 12, UCD10Xv1.1, whole genome shotgun sequence genomic region:
- the LOC107850921 gene encoding pentatricopeptide repeat-containing protein At5g66520 yields the protein MASTAQLIPTPQSPSSHKTLCTPLKGLSSCSTMWQLKQLHAQIIKLGLSNDNDAMGRVIKLCALSHSCDLNYALKVFDKMPEPDTFIYNTVIRGFLKCHMLIDCFVFYSRMLELVVPNNFTFPPLIRICCIENAVEEGKQIHGHVLKFGFGDDRFTLNNLIYMYVNLRCLDEARKVFDKMRDRDEVSLTTLISGYAQWGYVEEAFRVFDSIEEKSCVCWNAMISGYVQNNKFDEAFALFERMRVENVVVDKFLAASMLSACTRLGALKQGEWIVEYVMKRGIDLDAKLAATIIDMYCKCGCLDKGVRFFKGLSRKGISSWNCMIGGLAMHGKGEAAIELLKEMERERVAPDYITFVNLLSACAHSGLVEEGKHYFCYMKEAYGIEPGMEHYGCLVDLLGRAGLLVEARRVISEMPMSPDVGVLGALLGACRIHKNIELGEMIGKQVIELEPQNSGRYVLLANLYAYAGRWEDVASIRKLMNDRGVKKAPGFSIVELEGAVNEFIAGGRTHPQAKEIYAKVTEMLDRIKSAGYIPDSDGMQQDIDEEETENPLYYHSEKLAIAFGLLKSKPGEILRITKNLRVCKDCHRASKLISKVYDREIIVRDRNRFHHFKGGECSCKDYW from the coding sequence ATGGCCTCAACTGCTCAACTTATTCCTACTCCACAATCTCCATCATCGCACAAAACTCTTTGCACTCCCTTAAAAGGCCTATCATCATGCTCAACAATGTGGCAACTCAAGCAATTACATGCCCAAATCATCAAACTTGGTCTATCAAACGACAACGACGCAATGGGTCGAGTCATAAAATTGTGCGCGCTATCtcattcatgtgatttaaattacgCACTCaaagtgttcgataaaatgcctgaACCAGATACATTTATATATAACACTGTTATTCGTGGTTTCTTGAAATGTCATATGTTAATAGATTGCTTTGTGTTTTATTCGCGCATGTTAGAATTGGTTGTTCCTAATAACTTCACGTTTCCCCCCCTTATTAGAATTTGTTGTATCGAAAATGCTGTGGAAGAAGGGAAGCAGATACATGGTCATGTGTTAAAATTTGGGTTCGGGGACGATAGGTTTACGCTGAATAATTTGATTTATATGTATGTGAATTTACGTTGTTTGGATGAAGCTagaaaggtgtttgataaaatgcggGATAGAGATGAAGTCTCTTTGACCACATTGATTAGTGGATATGCTCAATGGGGGTATGTTGAGGAAGCTTTTCGAGTTTTTGATTCGATTGAGGAGAAGAGttgtgtttgttggaatgctATGATATCCGGTTATGTGCAGAACAACAAGTTTGACGAGGCGTTTGCTTTGTTTGAAAGGATGAGGGTTGAGAATGTTGTCGTGGATAAGTTTCTTGCCGCGAGTATGTTGTCTGCTTGTACGCGGCTTGGAGCGTTGAAGCAAGGGGAATGGATAGTTGAGTATGTTATGAAGAGGGGAATTGATTTGGACGCGAAGTTGGCTGCTACGATTATTGATATGTATTGTAAATGTGGTTGCTTGGATAAGGGTGTTCGGTTCTTTAAAGGGTTGTCAAGAAAAGGAATATCGTCATGGAATTGTATGATTGGAGGGTTAGCGATGCACGGTAAAGGTGAGGCTGCTATTGAGCTTTTGAAGGAAATGGAGAGGGAAAGAGTAGCTCCAGACTACATTACGTTCGTGAATCTACTTAGTGCTTGTGCTCATTCGGGGTTGGTTGAAGAAGGAAAACACTATTTTTGTTACATGAAAGAAGCGTATGGGATTGAACCGGGCATGGAGCATTACGGGTGCTTGGTTGATTTGCTCGGAAGAGCTGGATTACTGGTGGAAGCAAGAAGGGTCATTAGCGAAATGCCTATGAGTCCCGATGTAGGTGTATTGGGCGCTCTTCTGGGTGCGTGTAGGATTCACAAGAACATAGAGCTCGGTGAAATGATAGGAAAGCAGGTGATCGAGTTAGAACCTCAGAACAGCGGTCGATATGTGTTGTTAGCTAATTTATATGCCTATGCCGGTAGATGGGAAGATGTTGCCAGTATACGAAAGTTGATGAATGATAGGGGAGTGAAAAAGGCCCCGGGCTTCTCCATTGTTGAACTAGAAGGCGCGGTTAACGAGTTCATTGCAGGAGGAAGAACTCATCCTCAAGCCAAAGAGATATATGCAAAGGTTACCGAAATGCTGGACCGTATAAAATCTGCAGGCTACATTCCAGATTCTGATGGAATGCAACAGGATATCGATGAGGAGGAAACAGAGAATCCTTTGTATTATCATAGTGAGAAACTGGCTATTGCTTTCGGGTTATTGAAGAGTAAACCTGGGGAAATTCTTCGTATCACCAAGAATTTACGCGTTTGTAAAGACTGTCATCGAGCAAGCAAGTTGATCTCAAAGGTTTATGACCGCGAAATCATCGTGAGAGATAGGAACAGGTTTCACCATTTTAAAGGTGGAGAATGCTCTTGTAAAGACTACTGGTAA